A segment of the Bacillus pseudomycoides genome:
TTCCATGATTGGAATGGGTGCTTGGGTTGGGGCAGCATTGGATACATACCAACGCTTCCTGCAGCGATCGCGGCGTAATCGTTGGCTTGTATTTATATATGATATACTGTTTTGGATTGTCCAAGCACTGTTTGTCTTTTACGTATTATTGCTTGTAAATGAAGCTGAATTACGTATATATGTTTTTGTAGCTTTGCTTTGTGGTTTTGCGGCATATCAAAGCTTATTGAAAGTAGTGTACATGCGAGTATTAAATTTTCTCATTTATGTTTTTGTGCAAACGATACAATTTTTTATTAAAATTGTACACCTACTTATGATAAAACCTGTTATTATTATAGCGCAGCTTATTATTGCTTTTATATTATTTTTATTTCGTATACTACTTTCAATTGGGAACGTGTTGTGGAAGTGTTCCAGATGGATATTACTTTTTGTATGGAAAGTTTTTTTCTGGCCTGTTCGATTTCTTACTTTGCTCATATGGAAACTTCTCCCTAACCGTGTTAAACTTTTTATAAAGAAATATGTAGGGTTACTGCAACATATTAAAAAATTGGAGAATTATACTTTTCAAATTTGGGAGCGTATAAAAAAGAAGTTAGGGGGACCTCGGAAATGAGGGAACTGAGGCAAAGATTGATTGAAGAACAGAATCCAAATTCTGCTAAAGAACATATAATACAACAGAATGAAAACAGAAGGCGATTATACCGCCGTTTAGCAGTTTTTTTTGTTTTTGCTTTTACAATTATTGCAAGTATTAGTGTAACGTTTTATCAGCAAAATGGTTCCATTAAGGCAAAAGAAGTAAAGATTGAAGAGATGCAAAAAGAATTGGATTCATTAACAAAAAAAGAAAAAAAACTAAAAGATGATGTTCAAAAGTTGAATGACGAAGAGTATGTTTTAAAGATTGCTAGGAGGGATTATTTCTTCTCTGGAAAAGGGGAGATAATTTTTCCTGTTTCTAAGTAGGTAGTGTCTTATTGACACTATATTTTAGGATTATATATAA
Coding sequences within it:
- the yabQ gene encoding spore cortex biosynthesis protein YabQ, with product MSLTIQLYTMLSMIGMGAWVGAALDTYQRFLQRSRRNRWLVFIYDILFWIVQALFVFYVLLLVNEAELRIYVFVALLCGFAAYQSLLKVVYMRVLNFLIYVFVQTIQFFIKIVHLLMIKPVIIIAQLIIAFILFLFRILLSIGNVLWKCSRWILLFVWKVFFWPVRFLTLLIWKLLPNRVKLFIKKYVGLLQHIKKLENYTFQIWERIKKKLGGPRK
- the divIC gene encoding cell division protein DivIC; the protein is MRELRQRLIEEQNPNSAKEHIIQQNENRRRLYRRLAVFFVFAFTIIASISVTFYQQNGSIKAKEVKIEEMQKELDSLTKKEKKLKDDVQKLNDEEYVLKIARRDYFFSGKGEIIFPVSK